The Scomber scombrus chromosome 22, fScoSco1.1, whole genome shotgun sequence genome has a window encoding:
- the si:dkeyp-38g8.5 gene encoding rho guanine nucleotide exchange factor 18, producing MDYQDHAYTSTTYDKVNPVEFTYKMSSKETEDFVKLRISNNSLFSGRRNTSMWAWRAILKHMGLQHKMTHSQASKKWENMKKRYKVLKSPPEGVKVFPEMWPHFTLMDNAMDGRLEGSAPILKAFPSEKDNREFISKPKRRRVSMVIPSPTALVAGGPESEVSPNGDGKVGEETVKEGSLEIDRIMQDVEDERNTMDSERQAMEREKRVMEREQLVLQRERAVLDREVAALDRDRALLERERAMLEREKAVMDRERAMVEKDKDALSRDRLALEREKTRLERLSASKERLEAVTEDGSEVKDLDIVDRKKRFLNLFEKLIEHF from the exons ATGGACTATCAGGATCACGCTTACACCAGCACCACATATGACAAAGTCAACCCCGTGGAGTTCACTTATAAAA TGAGTTCCAAGGAAACTGAAGATTTTGTGAAGCTGAGGATTTCCAATAATTCGCTCTTCTCTGGAAGAAGAAATACTTCTATGTGGGCATGGAG GGCCATCCTAAAACATATGGGCTTACAACACAAGATGACCCATAGTCAAGCATCCAAAAAATGGgaaaacatgaagaagagatACAAg GTGCTAAAGAGCCCTCCAGAAGGGGTAAAAGTCTTCCCTGAAATGTGGCCTCATTTCACTCTGATGGATAACGCCATGGACGGTCGGTTGGAAGGCAGTGCCCCTATCCTCAAAGCCTTCCCCAGCGAAAAAGACAACAGAGAATTCATCTCCAAACCCAAGAGGAGGAGGGTATCCATGGTAATACCGTCCCCTACAGCTTTGGTAGCAGGCGGGCCAGAAAGTGAGGTTTCACCAAATGGAGATGGGAAAGTGGGAGAGGAGACGGTGAAGGAGGGAAGCCTGGAGATAGATCGCATTATGCAAGACGTGGAGGATGAGAGGAACACAATGGACAGTGAAAGACAGGCAATGGAAAGGGAGAAACGGGTGATGGAAAGGGAGCAGCTGGTACTGCAAAGGGAAAGAGCGGTGCTGGATAGGGAGGTCGCCGCTCTGGACCGAGACCGAGCCttgctggagagagagagggcgatgttagagagagaaaaggcagtgatggacagagagagggcGATGGTGGAAAAGGACAAAGATGCTCTGAGCAGGGACCGGCTGGCTCTTGAGCGAGAGAAAACCAGGCTGGAGAGACTTTCTGCATCCAAAGAAAGGTTGGAGGCGGTTACAGAAGACGGCAGCGAGGTGAAAGACTTAGATATTGTGGACAGAAAGAAGCGGTTCCTCAACTTGTTTGAAAAACttattgaacatttttga
- the si:ch211-244b2.3 gene encoding zinc finger CCCH-type antiviral protein 1, producing MRCTFNGSTGNQDKMSYWEETPAGDNGKHYEWQLLNGHQWTSINNDHVIETHYCQPGAKGITINTTNGQVFIDFDKMQTLNAAQKVQRLSFLPPGQTEDIGWYFRDDQLWREYGSQGLGTLASSVTSKDVEYQFSLNPRGTFNFIVGTTSYRLDYSTMTQTNCITGLRRNVRRRPKFTSNTASLSSASVLPKASSPQLTDGGYKWEFMGEEGQWTEYQAYICAFDSADIEAQYQQNPRAQLQFRINRFTYTLDFSRMCQINNTIGTTRAVRRTADYESEQNSRSGTSARWQFKDVNGIWKDYSNGKSSVSSQDIELHYQQYPSGTMRFTTKSFGYELNFSVMTQMNLSTTTTRRVRRLNQ from the exons ATGAGA TGTACTTTTAACGGGAGTACG GGAAATCAAGACAAGATGAGTTACTGGGAGGAGACTCCAGCTGGAG ACAATGGGAAACATTACGAGTGGCAGCTGTTAAATGGACATCAGTGGACATCAATTAACAACGACCATGTGATTGAGACCCACTATTGCCAACCTGGAGCTAAAGGAATCACCATCAACACTACCAATGGGCAAGTGTTCATAGACTTTGATAAGATGCAGACACTGAATGCAGCCCAAAAGGTTCAGAGACTAAGCTTTCTACCTCCAGGCCAGACTGAGGACATAGGATGGTACTTCAGAGATGACCAGCTGTGGCGTGAATATGGATCCCAG ggCTTGGGTACGCTGGCCTCCTCAGTCACCAGTAAAGATGTGGAGTACCAGTTTTCTCTAAACCCTCGGGGAACCTTTAACTTCATAGTGGGCACTACAAGCTACAGACTTGACTACTCCA CCATGACCCAAACAAATTGCATCACAGGCCTGCGCAGGAATGTCCGCAGACGTCCAAAATTCACTTCCAATACAGCGAG CCTTTCCTCCGCCTCAGTTCTTCCAAAAGCTTCCTCCCCTCAGCTCACTGATGGAGGCTACAAGTGGGAGTTCATGGGAGAGGAGGGTCAATGGACTGAGTACCAAGCATAT aTTTGTGCATTTGACAGCGCTGATATTGAAGCACAATACCAGCAGAACCCGCGTGCCCAGCTACAATTCAGGATCAATAGGTTCACCTATACGCTGGATTTTTCAA GAATGTGTCAAATCAACAACACAATCGGGACTACAAGAGCAGTGAGGAGGACTGCAGACTATGAGAGTGAACAGAACAGCAG ATCAGGTACATCGGCACGTTGGCAGTTCAAAGATGTCAATGGAATATGGAAAGATTATTCTAAT GGAAAATCTAGCGTTTCCAGTCAGGATATTGAGCTCCACTACCAACAATACCCGTCGGGCACTATGAGATTTACCACAAAGAGCTTCGGCTATGAACTTAACTTCTCAG TAATGACTCAGATGAACCTGTCCACTACAACCACCAGACGAGTACGAAGACTTAACCAGTGA
- the si:ch211-244b2.4 gene encoding uncharacterized protein si:ch211-244b2.4, giving the protein MASASASDEFYESDELGSDESSEEESDDQDDQDELDNWDDLENQRVPCRYYNRGNCRSGDRCPYLHVCKYALKGNCRNGSNCKLNHSGGGRAASGGSNRALDESTSIDVKLTDGRCYQWQLNNGGGWADIENNHIIEAQYSLPHTKSIKIYNTPYGAVSIDFNRMKVYGKRLRVRRLDDGNNVWIWYCTLSRKWIKYGEKDAKGNPSPVKSTDIEQKFRSNPSSSYTFSKGAETFEIRFKEMRQVGQKGKRRVTRRPQFQQQQAGAVVSQAAQGLQSLQVGSTPQWQFEGDSGRWHTFRPRKGTPTECSVTSDDIDRKYQQNPQGTMVFKVKGQSYQLDFGAMIQTNLKTKHSRKIRRV; this is encoded by the exons ATGGCGTCTGCCTCCG catctGACGAGTTTTATGAGAGTGACGAATTGGGCAGTGACGAATCTTCAGAAGAAGAATCCGATGATCAGGACGATCAGGATGAGCTGGACAATTGGGATGATCTGGAAAATCAG AGGGTGCCTTGCAGGTATTACAACAGAGGTAACTGTCGGAGTGGTGACAGGTGCCCTTACCTGCATGTTTGCAAGTATGCCCTGAAAGGAAACTGCCGCAATGGATCCAACTGTAAGCTAAACCACTCAGGAGGTGGAAGAGCTGCCTCTGGTGGGAGCAACAGGGCTTTAGACGAGTCAACATCTATAG acGTGAAGCTTACTGATGGCCGATGCTACCAGTGGCAGCTGAATAATGGAGGTGGCTGGGCGGATATTGAGAATAATCACATCATTGAGGCCCAGTACAGCCTGCCCCACACCAAAAGCATTAAAATCTACAACACACCATATGG GGCAGTGAGTATAGATTTTAACAGGATGAAGGTGTATGGAAAGAGACTGAGGGTGAGACGTTTGGATGATGGTAACAATGTGTGGATTTGGTACTGTACCTTGAGTCGAAAGTGGATCAAGTATGGAGAGAAG GATGCAAAGGGGAACCCCAGTCCTGTGAAGAGCACTGACATAGAGCAGAAGTTCCGGAGTAACCCATCAAGCTCTTATACTTTCAGCAAGGGTGCTGAAACCTTTGAGATTAGATTCAAAG AAATGCGACAGGTGGGTCaaaagggaaagaggagagTTACTCGTCGTCCACAgtttcaacaacaacaagcaggaGCAGT AGTTTCTCAAGCAGCACAAGGTTTACAGAGCCTTCAAGTGGGCAGCACACCACAATGGCAGTTTGAGGGAGACAGTGGACGTTGGCACACCTTCAGACCCAGG AAAGGAACTCCTACTGAATGCTCAGTAACCAGCGATGACATTGACAGGAAGTACCAGCAAAACCCACAAGGCACAATGGTCTTCAAAGTGAAAGGACAATCCTACCAGCTGGACTTTGGAG CAATGATCCAAACCAACTTGAAGACCAAACATTCACGCAAGATCAGACGTGTGTAG
- the depdc4 gene encoding DEP domain-containing protein 4 codes for MAVDLTPRFRRLNSQTRSFREHIQHGFTGPFGATQLWHNIIHALQTQVEVRRCRRHLRVHPECFTGSDAVDAVLSYLMQNVVFCSSEVSRLKAARLCQALMEAKVFEPVGTKLFRRDKEVTFEDSSYSLYRFLEYKVTPNSAMHDYSSDTENMPPQGLEIKRKKSSRRLNELRTISNPLAVGPSDRRVERLLRTINLRPSMSPALTPTPTTSAFLSKAVVEEVWKQQTLLQLLQIIELPMLDCILTSPAKVHPQACRATLATQDIVISNTCLERELPDSLKLPQLDEWLSAAADCLELFPDQLIVVAGEQLSLQCGDDSVDGGQAEQRENQKKLLFDTIAKYYSGQEKAPLLSGRYLDIHVAILNLLDVGKVQDAIKASQLCLRLLETSMRDELRRLLAFMATAAHLDAWRLQKQTDNRALVCRTFQRAIVQNHDLTRSQSETLVLFLMDNHTDLFKTPTSLIEAVRRTLRTMQQGKDPDSIATFTFCQQVTPKEYEDQREATTLESLKQLLHDISSNKKMPVKEKRKLLKQFEKHHPVVFLQHFSSTF; via the exons ATGGCGGTAGATTTGACTCCTCGGTTCAGACGACTGAACAGCCAAACACGAAGTTTTCGAGAACATATACAGCATG GTTTCACAGGGCCTTTTGGTGCCACCCAGCTGTGGCACAACATCATCCATGCCCTACAAACCCAGGTGGAGGTGCGTCGCTGTAGGAGACATCTGCGTGTTCATCCCGAGTGCTTCACAGGCTCTGACGCTGTGGATGCAGTCCTCAGCTATTTGATGCAGAATGTGGTGTTTTGCTCTAGCGAGGTGTCTCGCCTTAAAGCAGCACGACTCTGCCAGGCTCTGATGGAAGCCAAGGTGTTTGAACCAGTGGGGACGAAGCTGTTTCGCAGAGACAAGGAAGTGACATTTGAAGACAGCAGTTACAGTCTTTACCGCTTTCTGGAATATAAAGTAACGCCCAATTCTGCCATGCACGACTACAGTAGTGACACAGAAAACATGCCACCACAGGGGCTGGagataaagaggaagaagagctccag GAGGCTGAATGAACTGAGAACGATCTCTAATCCCCTCGCTGTTGGACCATCAGACAGGAGGGTTGAGAGGCTGCTGAGAACTATCAACCTGCGACCATCCATGTCTCCAGCTCTGACCCCAACCCCCACTACTTCTGCCTTTCTGTCCAAGGCTG TGGTGGAGGAGGTTTGGAAGCAGCAGACGCTGCTACAGCTGCTGCAGATAATAGAGTTGCCCATGCTGGACTGCATCCTGACCTCTCCTGCCAAGGTTCATCCCCAGGCTTGCAGGGCTACTCTGGCCACTCAGGACATTGTTATCTCTAACACATGCCTGGAGAGGGAGCTACCTGACTCCCTTAAACTGCCCCA gtTGGATGAGTGGCTGTCGGCAGCAGCAGACTGCTTGGAGCTCTTCCCCGACCAGCTGATTGTTGTTGCAGGAGAACAGCTCAGCCTACAATGTGGTGATGACTCTGTAGACGGTGGCCAGGCAGAGCAGAGGGAAAACCAAAAGAAACTACTCTTTGACACCATTGCCAAATACTACAGTGGACAGGAGAAAGCTCCACTTCTCTCAGGACGCTACTTGGATATACATGTTGCCATTCTGAATTTGCTGG atgtCGGGAAGGTACAGGATGCCATCAAAGCTTCTCAGTTGTGTTTGCGGCTATTGGAGACAAGCATGAGAGACGAACTCCGGAGATTACTGGCTTTCATGGCCACAGCAGCTCACCTGGATGCCTGGCGTCTGCAGAAGCAG aCTGATAACAGGGCCCTGGTCTGTCGCACTTTTCAGAGGGCAATTGTCCAGAATCATGACTTGACTCGTTCCCAGAGCGAGACCCTGGTGCTGTTTCTCATGGACAATCATACTGACCTCTTCAAG ACTCCGACATCCCTTATTGAAGCTGTGAGGAGAACACTGAGGACGATGCAGCAGGGCAAAGACCCTGACTCCATTGCCA CGTTCACCTTCTGCCAGCAGGTGACGCCAAAGGAATACGAGGACCAGCGTGAGGCTACCACTCTGGAGAGCCTCAAGCAACTTCTTCATGACATCTCCTCCAACAAGAAAATGCCTGTCAAGGAGAAGAGGAAGCTCCTCAAACAGTTTGAGAAGCATCACCCTGTGGTCTTTCTCCAGCACTTTTCTAGCACCTTCTGA
- the scyl2 gene encoding SCY1-like protein 2: MESMLNKLKSTVTKVTADVTSAVMGNPVTREFEVGRHIASGGPGLCWRIYNGTKKSTKQEVAVFVFDKKMIDKYQKFEKDQIIDSLKRGVQQLTRLRHPRLLTVQHPLEESRDCLAFCTEPVFASLFNVLGHWENLPSPVPADIKEYKLYDVETKYGLLQISEGLSFLHSGVKMVHGNLSPENIILNKSGAWKIMGFDFSISSTNPSDADPKYTCKEWEPNLPPLCLPNPEYLAPEYILSVSCDSASDMYSLGVVMHAVFNEGKPVFQVNKHDIFKSFSRQLDQLTNISPALLNKIPEEVREHVKMLLSVTPTVRPDADQMTKIPFFDDVGAVTLQYFDSLFQRDNLQKSQFYKGLPKVLPKLPKRVVTYRILPSLTSEFINPDMVPFVLPNVLLIAEECTKEEYVRLILPDLTPVFKQQEPIQILLIFLQKMDLLLTKTPAEDIKNSVLPMVYRALEAPSVQIQELCLNIIPTFANLIEYPSMKNSLIPRIKSACLQTSSLAVRVNSLVCLGKILEYLDKWYVIDEILPFLQQIPSREPAVLMGILGIYKCTFTHKKLGIPKEHLASKSLPHLVSLSIDNNLNLNQFNSFMVVIRDMLSRMEAEHKTKLEQLHAMQEQQRSLNISTTGIQSEETKSPPSSGNQMDDIFGSTGVNGKENGSTATAPQPNRMSLTLEEKQRLAKEQEQAAKLRSQQPLAPQTIKPASTNNTQTKDLTSSLLNNMASINSLSLANTPRPAPVQGSTMSVYPSPTPMVAPMGAPVSNGFNPSMGFQAGGMGMGMRPAGPSTYGGMATTTSTPNFGALTQNHGPLGQTNKGPDMSALDNLFTANKPKVSLNQMGPMPPPGTNTPWLNQYGSAQNSQTQMQGAPVGMGGMQSGFGMQANPFFSPQNFSQPTATPGMNQSGLKQSASVNNDLKDLFG; the protein is encoded by the exons ATGGAGTCCATGCTGAACAAGCTAAAAAGCACCGTCACAAAGGTGACGGCAGATGTTACCAGTGCTGTGATGGGCAACCCGGTGACACGGGAGTTTGAGGTTGGACGACATATCGCCAGTGGTGGTCCTGGTTTGTGTTGGAGGATCTACAATGGCACCAAGAAGTCCACCAAACAG GAAGtggcagtgtttgtgtttgataagAAGATGATTGACAAGTATCAGAAATTTGAGAAGGACCAAATAATTGATTCTCTGAAAAGAGGGGTGCAACAGCTGACCAGATTGCGTCACCCCCGTCTCCTGACTGTGCAGCATCCTCTGGAAGAGTCACG AGATTGTTTGGCGTTCTGCACAGAGCCGGTGTTTGCCAGTCTCTTCAATGTGCTCGGCCATTGGGAAAACCTGCCCAGCCCCGTGCCTGCTGACATCAAGGAGTACAAACTCTATGATGTGGAGACCAAGTATGGCTTGCTACAG atCTCGGAGGGTTTGTCCTTTCTTCACAGTGGGGTGAAAATGGTCCATGGCAACCTGAGTCCAGAGAACATCATCCTCAACAAGAGCGGAGCCTGGAAGATCATGGGCTTTGACTTCAGCATCTCCTCTACCAACCCATCAGATGCTGAT CCTAAATACACATGTAAAGAATGGGAGCCCaacctccctcctctctgcctccccaACCCTGAGTACCTGGCTCCTGAGTACATCCTGTCTGTCAGCTGTGATTCAGCCTCTGACATGTACTCGCTGGGTGTGGTCATGCATGCTGTCTTCAATGAGGGAAAGCCTGTTTTCCAAGTCAACAAGCATGACATTTTTAAGAGCTTCAGCAGGCAATTGGACCAG CTGACCAATATAAGTCCAGCACTGTTGAACAAGATCCCAGAGGAAGTGCGGGAACATGTCAAGATGCTGCTCAGTGTCACGCCTACTGTCCGACCTGATGCTGACCAGATGACCAAG ATCCCATTTTTTGACGACGTAGGTGCAGTGACACTGCAGTACTTCGACTCTCTCTTCCAGAGGGACAATCTACAAAAGTCCCAGTTCTACAAAGGCCTCCCAAAAGTCCTGCCTAAACTACCCAAG AGAGTAGTGACGTATCGCATCTTGCCATCGTTGACTTCTGAGTTCATCAATCCCGACATGGTTCCCTTTGTGCTTCCCAACGTGCTGCTGATAGCCGAAGAGTGTACCAAGGAAGAGTATGTTCGTCTCATCTTGCCCGACCTCACACCTGTTTTCAAGCAGCAAGAGCCCATCCAG ATCCTGCTGATCTTCCTGCAAAAGATGGACCTGCTGCTGACCAAAACACCAGCGGAGGACATCAAGAACAGCGTGCTGCCTATGGTTTACCGAGCTCTGGAAGCCCCTTCTGTACAGATCCAG GAGCTGTGCCTGAACATCATCCCGACGTTTGCCAACCTGATTGAGTATCCGTCCATGAAGAACTCCCTCATCCCTCGAATTAAATCAGCTTGCCTACAGACCTCCTCTCTAGCC GTGCGGGTGAACTCTCTAGTATGTCTGGGGAAGATTTTGGAGTACTTGGACAAGTGGTATGTCATTGATGAGATCCTGCCCTTTCTACAACAGATCCCCTCTAGAGAACCAGCAGTACTCATGGGCATCCTAG GAATCTATAAATGCACCTTCACCCACAAGAAACTGGGCATCCCCAAAGAGCACCTCGCCTCCAAAAGCCTGCCCCACCTTGTGTCTCTTAGTATAGACAACAACCTCAACCTTAATCAG TTCAACTCGTTCATGGTGGTTATCCGTGACATGCTGAGTCGCATGGAGGCTGAACACAAGACCAAGTTGGAGCAGCTGCATGCCATGCAGGAGCAGCAGAG GAGTTTGAACATATCTACCACAGGGATCCAGTCAGAGGAAACCAAGAGTCCACCTAGCTCTGGGAACCAG ATGGATGATATCTTTGGCAGCACAGGGGTTAATGGGAAAGAGAATGGATCTACAGCTACAGCCCCACAGCCTAATAGA ATGTCGCTGACTCTAGAGGAGAAACAGCGATTAGCTAAGGAGCAAGAGCAGGCAGCCAAACTGAGGAGCCAGCAGCCTTTAGCACCACAGACTATCAAACCAGCCTCCACCAACAACACTCAG ACTAAGGATCTGACCAGCAGCCTTTTGAACAACATGGCATCTATAAACAGTTTATCCTTGGCTAACACACCACGACCAGCCCCAGTACAGGGCAGCACCATGTCTGTCTATCCCTCCCCCACCCCCATGGTGGCCCCCATGGGCGCCCCAGTGTCCAATGGCTTCAACCCATCCATGGGATTCCAGGCAGGAGGCATGGGGATGGGCATGCGGCCTGCAGGCCCCAGCACCTACGGCGGCAtggccaccaccaccagcaccccAAACTTTGGCGCCCTCACACAGAATCATGGACCTCTTGGACAGACCAATAAAGGCCCTGACATGTCAGCCTTGGACAATCTTTTTACAGCCAACAAGCCCAAAGTCTCCCTCAACCAAATGGGTCCTATGCCTCCACCTGGAACCAACACCCCCTGGCTCAATCAGTACGGTTCAGCCCAGAACTCTCAGACTCAGATGCAGGGAGCGCCAGTAGGTATGGGAGGGATGCAGAGTGGATTTGGGATGCAGGCAAACCCATTTTTCAGCCCACAGAACTTCTCTCAACCTACCGCTACCCCTGGCATGAACCAAAGTGGGCTTAAACAAAGTGCATCTGTCAACAATGATCTGAAAGACTTATTCGGCTAA